DNA from Spirochaeta lutea:
TGGTTGGTATCCCGTGGACTCCATAGGAGGACTAGGAAACCGGTTGGTCGGCTTGGTTAATGACAGCCGTATACCCAATACGATCCACCAGCTCAATGATACGTTCCAGGGTTTCGGGGTTGCCGTCGTAGTCCAGTTGGATTTGACTGGTATTGCGGTCTACGAAGCATTCATGGACTCCCTTTAACTTTGAGCCCACGTGTTCGATGGTGTATACGCAGGATGTACAGGTTGCGCCATCTACATCCAGTACGGCATGTTTCATTGTTTCCGGGGACGGAGCAGTCGGTTCTGATGATCGTTTTCTTCCAAACATGGGTAAAATATACAAAAACACTCAGGAATAAACAAGGTGTTCCAGGACGCAATAGTTGTGAATCTGCCCGGCCGCCTAGGTAGTTATGATGGGGTGTTCCAGATGGTCCAAGCGGTTTTGATAAACGATGCGGGTGGAACCTGGAACAAGATCTACCCTGGTGATTCCGCAATTATTGGTAGAAAACCATAGGGATTCGATATCGGGAATACCGCAGAGTTCGGCCAGAACCAGAACTATGAACCAGCAATGGCTTACGACGGCTACCCGGTGGTTTGTAGCAGCGTGGCGTTCTTTCAAACTCGCTACCCATTTCCGGGCGCGCATGCGGGCCTGTTCCGGGGATTCTTGGGGTGCATGGTTCCACCATCCTGTGTCGGGACCATGGGCTGCTTCAAGTTCTGCCAGGTGTCCCTCGGTCTCGGGATCCAGGACAGCCCCGGGGTAGGTGGTGAGTATCTCCTTCCGGGAGAGTCCGGGTCGGGGTACCCTGGCATCCATCTCGGGGAAATAGGTAGTTATTCCCCCAACCTCGTGAATCCGATGCCATAAAACAGGCTTTAAGCCGGTGGCATGACCAATCTCGGCTGCAGTCTGCAGTGCCCTGGTTAACAGACTGGCGTAGATATGGGTCAGGCCGTACCCTAGGTGATTGTAATGATCCCAGCCCCAGAATTGTTCATTTTCAGAGGGGTCGTAGGGCTGTTTCGGCTTGGCGAGATGGCCTCCTACCTTCCTGGCCTGGAGATGTCCCGTTTTGGTAAGGGGCGGATCGGGATTTCGCAGGGTATCGCCATCAGATGCATTATCCAGTTCGTTGTTCTTTGATTGGCCGTGACGGATGAGGTAGAGTTCCATAGGTATGACTATGCAGGGGGGCGGTGGTAATGTCAATAATGAGGAACCTTGACAGATCGCTCATTGCCGGGTACAAAGGAGCATTCTAACGCGCAGTACCGAAGACCCCGGCGCTTACCCATGAAGTATTCAGGTCGAACTGAGAATGCAGCCCAGAGGGTCTGGCTTGTGAACACATAATCCCACATAAACGTTCCACATACAACGCGAAGTATATTGAAGGAGTTGCCGGTGATTACCGTATCAGATCTAAGTTTAACCTTTGGAACAAAGCCCCTCTTCAAAGAGGTCAACCTCAAATTTACGCCGGGAAACTGTTACGGCGTAATCGGCGCCAATGGCGCAGGAAAATCCACCTTTTTAAAGGTATTGTCCGGCGAGCTGGATAACTTTTCCGGCGAAGTCTCTATCGCTCCGGGGCTTCGGATGTCCGTGTTAGGCCAGAACCAATACGCCTACGACGAACATTCGGTCATCCATACGGTGATTATGGGAAATAAGACCCTCTACGACATTATGGTTGAGAGGGAAACCCTCTATAGCAAGTCGGACCTGACTGAAGAAGAAGGAATGAGGGTAGGGGAGATTGAAGGGCTGTTCGGTGAAATGGGAGGGTACGAAGCTGAGGCGGAAGCATCCATCCTTCTCTCCGGGCTCGGCATTGAAGAGTCTCTCCATTACCAGCAAATGGGAGATCTCGAAGGAAGTCAGAAGGTTCGTGTGTTGCTTGCCCAGGCCCTCTTTGGGAATCCTGATATTCTTCTCTTGGACGAACCCACAAACCACCTGGATCTTGAGTCCATAAACTGGCTGGAGGATTTTCTCAGCAAGTTTGAAAACACCGTCATTGTGGTAAGCCATGACAGACACTTTTTGAACCAGGTTTGTACCCACATCTGTGATGTAGACTACGGAAATATCCGGATGTATGTGGGAAACTACGACTTCTGGTACCAGGCAAGCCAGCTGATCGCCAAGCAAAAAAAAGACGAAAAACGCCGGGCCGAGGATAAGGCCGCAGAGTTGAAAGAGTTCATCCAACGATTCAGTTCCAATGCCTCCAAGGCAAAACAGGCCACCAGCCGGAAAAAACTCTTGGAAAAACTGGATCTGGGAGATCTGCCTGCCACCAGCCGCCGCTTCCCCTACGTAGGATTCAAGCCCGAACGGGAATGCGGAAAGATCGTCCTGGAGGTTCGTAACCTGAAAAAGGCGGATGAACAAGAAACCCTCTTGGATAACTTCAGCCTAACGGTCAACCGGGGAGACAAAATAGCCTTCGTCGGCCCTCAGAACGCCGCGAAAACCGCCTTCTTCGAGATTATCGGCGGCGAGGATACCCCCGAAGCAGGTGAGTATGAATGGGGAGTGACCATAACCACGAGCTACTTTCCCAAGAATAACGGCCGCTACTTTACCTCGGATATGACCATTGTGGACTGGCTTTCCCAATACAGCCCCGTTACCGATGAAGCCTACGTCCGGGGGTTCCTGGGGCGGATGCTCTTCAGCGGCGAGGATGCCCTCAAACCGGTGAAGGTGCTTTCGGGGGGCGAAAAGGTTCGTTGTCTTCTCTCCAAGATGATGCTCTCCGGGGCGAACACCCTGATTTTGGACGAACCTACCAACCACCTGGATCTGGAGTCGATAACCGCATTGAACAACGGCCTCATCGAGTTTCCCGAGGTCGTTCTCTTCAACAGCCACGACCATCAGTTCATATCCTCTATTGCAAATCGGATCGTGGAATTTGCTCCCGGGGGCATTATCGATCGCATGATGCCCTTCGATGAGTACATGGCCAGCAAGGAAATCATCGCCCTTCGGGATGAGCTATGGCATGGTCACCAACGGGTCCAGATTTAACCCCTGGGGTATGGCCGGGGAGCCGTGAGGTGTCATGGGATACGGGAATCATACCCGGTGCGGGGATTCTAGTATTGTCAGGGGTTAGGGTGATTCCAATGTCCGGCATAGTCCCGGATGTTGAATTTACGCTCTAACCCCCGGTCGTTCATGTAGCGGACAGTGCCGAAGATAGCGCGCTGGGCCCAGGGCCGGTCATGTTTTCCGAAACACCAGGCGACCCCGGCAAAGGAGCTGGGATCTCTCCCGTCCAGTTCGTAGGTATTATTGAGTTTTAAGGCTGTATTAAAGGCTGTCTTGGGATCCCTCGTCCACTCGAGGATCTTTTTTCCCCAGTACATCCGCATGTATCCCGCCATTTTACCGGTTATTACCATCTCCCGTTGGCTCGCATTCCAGTATGGATCATGGGTCTGGGCGGCCTCCAGCTCCTGGTAGGAGTACTCGTAGGGGCGGGGATCTTCTCGGTGCTCTGCCAGGGTTTTCAACGCCCAGGAGGGCAGCCCTTCGTACTCATCGTACCGGGGATTGTAATAAACGTAATTGAAGGATAGTTCCCTTCGCACGATGAGCTCCTCTAAAAACGCATCCAGGGGCTCCAGGGGAACAGCTTGGAGCTGGGGATTGAATCGACGGTTTTGCGGTCCCTTCCAGAATTGGGACGCTTGAAGGGCTGCATC
Protein-coding regions in this window:
- a CDS encoding cation transporter, producing the protein MFGRKRSSEPTAPSPETMKHAVLDVDGATCTSCVYTIEHVGSKLKGVHECFVDRNTSQIQLDYDGNPETLERIIELVDRIGYTAVINQADQPVS
- a CDS encoding histidine phosphatase family protein gives rise to the protein MELYLIRHGQSKNNELDNASDGDTLRNPDPPLTKTGHLQARKVGGHLAKPKQPYDPSENEQFWGWDHYNHLGYGLTHIYASLLTRALQTAAEIGHATGLKPVLWHRIHEVGGITTYFPEMDARVPRPGLSRKEILTTYPGAVLDPETEGHLAELEAAHGPDTGWWNHAPQESPEQARMRARKWVASLKERHAATNHRVAVVSHCWFIVLVLAELCGIPDIESLWFSTNNCGITRVDLVPGSTRIVYQNRLDHLEHPIITT
- a CDS encoding ABC-F family ATP-binding cassette domain-containing protein, with product MITVSDLSLTFGTKPLFKEVNLKFTPGNCYGVIGANGAGKSTFLKVLSGELDNFSGEVSIAPGLRMSVLGQNQYAYDEHSVIHTVIMGNKTLYDIMVERETLYSKSDLTEEEGMRVGEIEGLFGEMGGYEAEAEASILLSGLGIEESLHYQQMGDLEGSQKVRVLLAQALFGNPDILLLDEPTNHLDLESINWLEDFLSKFENTVIVVSHDRHFLNQVCTHICDVDYGNIRMYVGNYDFWYQASQLIAKQKKDEKRRAEDKAAELKEFIQRFSSNASKAKQATSRKKLLEKLDLGDLPATSRRFPYVGFKPERECGKIVLEVRNLKKADEQETLLDNFSLTVNRGDKIAFVGPQNAAKTAFFEIIGGEDTPEAGEYEWGVTITTSYFPKNNGRYFTSDMTIVDWLSQYSPVTDEAYVRGFLGRMLFSGEDALKPVKVLSGGEKVRCLLSKMMLSGANTLILDEPTNHLDLESITALNNGLIEFPEVVLFNSHDHQFISSIANRIVEFAPGGIIDRMMPFDEYMASKEIIALRDELWHGHQRVQI